From a region of the Chloroflexota bacterium genome:
- a CDS encoding DUF4928 family protein, with protein MKSEIFQGIAKQSHDILDNWLSSCTRNKKIARNTVAMGIVVLDHLRRACPVAREDVVAQGGEISGSRSGLGSKLEIYGIPKSYLKEITTRQSHQDGQRLFEAFEWGNKLTQLPESLRDKLLVELIAELKAIADEWLKRQNLRLEIDRRQAPTSWVRDIVENAKGHSGGIVEQQLIGAKLSRRFKGIEVPNHPAHAPDKQTERVGDFSIASSVYHVTAAPSRSVIQKCAENLKANLHPILLVPRDQEDKATILAQEENIERDLVIISIENFVAMNIIELATEEHRDYFSVLQEIVGIYNERLEAVETDMSLRIEIT; from the coding sequence GTGAAAAGCGAAATTTTTCAAGGAATAGCCAAACAGAGCCACGATATTCTTGACAACTGGCTTAGCTCTTGTACCCGCAACAAAAAGATCGCACGAAATACAGTGGCGATGGGTATAGTAGTTCTCGACCATCTAAGAAGAGCTTGCCCAGTTGCACGAGAAGATGTTGTTGCGCAAGGCGGCGAGATCAGTGGGTCACGATCGGGGCTTGGAAGCAAACTAGAGATTTACGGTATTCCAAAGAGCTACCTAAAGGAGATTACTACTAGACAGAGCCATCAAGATGGACAACGATTGTTTGAAGCATTCGAGTGGGGAAACAAGCTGACACAATTACCGGAAAGTCTACGCGACAAGCTGTTGGTTGAACTGATAGCCGAACTCAAGGCAATCGCTGACGAGTGGCTCAAAAGACAAAATCTGCGACTTGAAATTGATCGAAGGCAGGCCCCCACAAGCTGGGTTCGAGACATTGTTGAAAATGCTAAGGGGCATTCAGGCGGCATTGTAGAGCAACAATTAATTGGGGCAAAGCTATCTCGGCGCTTTAAGGGAATTGAGGTGCCTAACCATCCTGCTCATGCACCCGATAAGCAGACTGAACGAGTTGGAGATTTTAGCATTGCCAGTTCGGTCTACCATGTAACTGCGGCACCATCAAGAAGCGTTATCCAGAAATGCGCGGAGAACCTGAAAGCGAATTTGCATCCGATCTTACTTGTTCCACGAGATCAGGAAGATAAAGCAACTATTTTAGCGCAGGAAGAAAACATCGAAAGAGATTTGGTAATCATTTCGATTGAGAATTTCGTCGCAATGAACATCATTGAACTAGCGACCGAAGAGCACAGAGATTATTTCAGCGTCTTACAAGAGATTGTAGGAATCTACAACGAACGACTTGAGGCAGTTGAGACGGATATGTCTCTGCGAATTGAAATCACATAG
- the mrdA gene encoding penicillin-binding protein 2 → MLTRRQFLRHSLALSASAAVAAFIAQSTGCAPVPSSSVTAPPPPTATPSPVPTAAVTPTPLPSPEPAIRAFLGAWEKGQYEAMYALLSEPSKANFSQEAFVKRYRDIAAEGAFAAIKTETREIEVALNKSVANFNVTISSTLAGDFLRQNQLGLTYEPGGWHVDWQPTSIFRELTPGNTVSMLAYGTSRGEIFDRSNQKLAGNESLVTVGVVPRDFDDEGKLLAVLAPLIEMDAKSIKEKYAGARPEWFTPLKDLTLDQYRKVEEKLKALSGVSFRDKERRVYPVSTTAEHVTGYVGAISADELLRMGPKGYGANDMIGKAGIEKWGETYLRGELGGTLLVMSQDSQIVATLGARGPAPAYNVFTTLHMDLQAFAENELKGKIGSAIVIDTRTAEVLALASSPGYDINTLIGGKAADLQALLNNKDRPLVNRATQGLYPAGSVYKIVTASAGLEKASFTPDSKFECEGVWTGLGTQYPKKDWLITGHGKINLFNGLVQSCDVVFYTVGLALDKTDRSLLPTYARAFGYGAPTRAAGLTDEAGGNVPDPTKETVFVGDMVNVAIGQGDLLATPLQVANMMVAVANGGTLYRPRLIAKVTTAKGDKSVDIPTETIGKLPVSAANLKTIRDALRAVTQTAPGTASRAFAGFPVPVAGKTGTAEAPPGLPHAWFAAYAPADSPKVAVVVMVEHSGEGSSIAAPIARRIFEKYFAANPP, encoded by the coding sequence ATGCTGACCCGCCGCCAGTTCCTTCGCCATTCGCTGGCGCTCAGCGCGAGCGCTGCGGTCGCTGCGTTCATCGCGCAGTCGACCGGCTGTGCGCCCGTGCCCTCGAGCAGCGTAACCGCGCCGCCGCCGCCGACGGCCACCCCGTCGCCCGTGCCCACCGCGGCCGTCACCCCCACGCCGCTGCCGTCGCCCGAGCCAGCCATTCGCGCGTTCCTCGGCGCATGGGAAAAGGGCCAGTATGAGGCGATGTACGCGCTGTTGAGCGAGCCGAGCAAGGCCAATTTCTCGCAGGAAGCGTTCGTCAAGCGCTACCGCGACATCGCCGCCGAGGGCGCATTCGCCGCCATCAAGACCGAGACGCGCGAGATCGAAGTCGCGCTGAACAAGTCGGTCGCCAACTTCAACGTGACGATCAGCAGCACGCTGGCCGGCGATTTCCTGCGCCAGAACCAACTCGGCCTGACGTACGAGCCGGGTGGCTGGCATGTGGACTGGCAGCCGACCAGCATCTTCCGCGAATTGACGCCGGGCAACACGGTCTCGATGCTTGCATACGGCACCTCGCGCGGCGAGATCTTCGACCGCAGCAACCAGAAACTGGCCGGCAACGAGTCGCTGGTGACGGTCGGTGTCGTGCCGCGCGACTTCGACGACGAGGGCAAGCTGCTGGCCGTGCTCGCGCCGCTGATCGAGATGGATGCCAAGTCGATCAAGGAGAAGTATGCCGGCGCGCGCCCGGAATGGTTCACGCCGCTTAAGGACCTCACGCTCGACCAGTACCGTAAGGTCGAGGAGAAACTGAAAGCGTTGAGCGGTGTCTCGTTCCGCGACAAGGAGCGGCGCGTCTACCCGGTCAGCACGACGGCGGAACATGTCACCGGCTATGTCGGCGCCATCAGCGCGGATGAGTTATTGCGGATGGGGCCGAAAGGCTACGGCGCCAACGACATGATCGGCAAGGCGGGCATCGAGAAGTGGGGCGAGACGTACCTGCGCGGCGAGTTGGGCGGCACGCTGCTCGTCATGTCGCAGGACAGCCAGATCGTCGCCACGCTGGGCGCGCGCGGCCCCGCCCCGGCGTACAACGTGTTCACCACGCTGCACATGGACCTGCAGGCGTTCGCCGAGAACGAGCTGAAGGGCAAGATCGGATCGGCGATCGTGATCGACACGCGCACCGCCGAGGTGCTGGCACTGGCCTCCAGCCCCGGCTACGACATCAACACACTGATCGGCGGCAAGGCGGCCGACCTGCAGGCGCTACTCAACAACAAAGATCGCCCGCTGGTCAACCGCGCCACGCAGGGGCTGTACCCGGCCGGTTCGGTCTACAAGATCGTCACCGCCTCGGCCGGGCTGGAGAAGGCGTCCTTCACGCCGGACTCGAAGTTCGAGTGCGAGGGCGTCTGGACCGGCCTCGGGACGCAGTACCCCAAGAAAGACTGGCTGATAACCGGCCACGGCAAGATCAACCTGTTCAACGGGCTGGTTCAATCATGCGACGTCGTGTTCTACACGGTCGGCCTCGCGCTGGACAAGACCGACCGCTCGCTGCTGCCGACCTACGCGCGCGCCTTCGGGTACGGCGCGCCGACCCGCGCGGCGGGGCTGACGGACGAGGCCGGCGGCAACGTGCCCGACCCGACGAAGGAGACGGTCTTCGTCGGCGACATGGTCAACGTCGCCATCGGGCAGGGCGACCTGCTGGCCACACCGCTGCAGGTTGCGAACATGATGGTGGCGGTCGCCAACGGTGGCACGCTCTACCGGCCGCGGCTGATCGCGAAGGTGACGACGGCGAAGGGTGACAAAAGCGTGGACATCCCCACGGAGACAATCGGCAAACTGCCGGTCAGCGCCGCTAACCTGAAGACGATCCGCGACGCGCTGCGCGCCGTGACGCAGACTGCGCCCGGCACCGCCTCGCGCGCGTTCGCCGGCTTCCCGGTGCCGGTGGCCGGCAAGACCGGCACCGCCGAAGCACCGCCGGGACTGCCGCACGCGTGGTTCGCGGCCTACGCGCCCGCCGACAGCCCGAAGGTCGCCGTGGTGGTCATGGTCGAGCACTCCGGCGAAGGCTCGTCGATTGCGGCGCCGATCGCGCGGCGCATCTTCGAGAAGTATTTCGCCGCGAACCCGCCGTAA
- a CDS encoding very short patch repair endonuclease, whose protein sequence is MADNIKPEHRHRAMQAVKAKSTRPERRLFAMLAGLHVTGWKKNDASVFGKPDISFSKQQIAIFVDGCFWHGCLYCHKSLPKTNRAYWKRKISRNIERAKLTNRHLRREGWRVIRIWEHDVGNLEKSRSRILNALSEKRSKR, encoded by the coding sequence ATGGCCGACAATATAAAGCCCGAACATCGACATAGGGCGATGCAGGCCGTTAAGGCGAAGAGCACTAGGCCCGAAAGGCGACTCTTTGCCATGTTAGCCGGCCTCCATGTGACGGGATGGAAGAAGAACGATGCGTCTGTTTTTGGCAAGCCGGATATTTCGTTTTCCAAACAGCAGATAGCCATATTTGTTGATGGCTGCTTTTGGCATGGTTGCCTCTATTGCCACAAATCGCTCCCCAAAACAAATCGCGCATACTGGAAGAGAAAGATCTCGCGGAATATAGAGCGAGCGAAACTTACAAACAGACATCTGCGCCGTGAAGGGTGGAGAGTGATAAGAATCTGGGAACACGATGTTGGGAACTTAGAGAAGAGTAGATCGCGAATCCTAAATGCTCTTTCAGAGAAACGGAGCAAACGGTGA
- the dcm gene encoding DNA (cytosine-5-)-methyltransferase, with translation MERPKVELTVSEYFAGIGLVRMGLQPNGWQVVFANDFSHKKHEMYGAFFPDTHTHYHVEDIFKLDPANIPHSALATCSFPCIDLSLAGNMSGMIDGGHSSAFWGFIRILKSQGKDAPPLLLVENVPGWLYSNGGKDFRLTVQALNDLGYACDVFAMDALRFTAQSRLRIFLVATENESIQTTTELILTRPSSLLPSQLRRSIVANKDLRWFYNELPNPPPLNTDGLSKIVERLAVSDDRWWPEEETRRHISMMNDTHRERVQQLAANAKISYRTFFRRIRDGHQRVEIRDDDLAGCLRTAVGGSGKQFLIKAGKGAINMRAMTPREYARLQGVPDEYPITVDGVQALTGFGDAVCVPVIEWIAKNVLNPLAISGAPLLQHALEFQPFLLENGRQYKARTST, from the coding sequence ATGGAAAGACCTAAAGTGGAATTGACTGTAAGCGAATATTTCGCGGGAATTGGGCTGGTCAGAATGGGCTTGCAGCCAAACGGCTGGCAAGTTGTATTTGCCAACGATTTCTCCCACAAGAAACACGAAATGTATGGGGCTTTCTTCCCTGATACGCATACACACTATCATGTGGAAGATATCTTTAAGCTAGACCCTGCCAACATTCCCCACTCCGCTCTTGCAACTTGCTCATTCCCTTGCATCGATCTTTCGCTTGCTGGGAATATGAGTGGGATGATCGATGGTGGGCATTCAAGTGCGTTTTGGGGATTCATCAGGATATTGAAATCTCAGGGCAAAGATGCCCCCCCTCTCCTGCTAGTCGAGAATGTGCCGGGTTGGCTCTATTCGAATGGAGGAAAAGATTTTCGGCTAACGGTTCAAGCACTAAACGACTTGGGGTATGCGTGTGATGTTTTCGCAATGGACGCCTTGCGATTCACTGCGCAAAGTCGTTTGCGAATATTCCTTGTAGCTACGGAAAACGAATCCATCCAGACAACTACCGAACTGATCTTAACAAGGCCGAGTTCATTGCTGCCAAGCCAACTCAGGAGGAGTATAGTCGCCAACAAGGATTTGCGGTGGTTCTATAATGAACTTCCTAATCCCCCACCACTTAATACTGATGGCCTTTCGAAAATCGTCGAACGACTAGCCGTATCAGATGATCGATGGTGGCCGGAAGAAGAAACTCGCCGCCACATTTCTATGATGAACGATACTCACCGCGAGCGCGTGCAGCAGTTGGCTGCTAATGCAAAGATATCGTATCGCACCTTCTTTCGCAGAATACGTGACGGACATCAGCGCGTAGAAATAAGAGACGACGACTTAGCTGGCTGTCTCAGAACCGCCGTTGGGGGTAGCGGGAAGCAGTTTTTGATCAAGGCGGGCAAAGGCGCGATAAACATGAGGGCTATGACGCCGAGAGAATATGCAAGGCTGCAAGGCGTTCCTGACGAATATCCTATCACCGTCGATGGCGTACAAGCTCTCACGGGGTTCGGTGATGCTGTGTGTGTTCCCGTCATTGAATGGATAGCCAAGAATGTCCTTAATCCATTGGCTATTAGCGGAGCCCCGCTATTACAGCATGCGCTAGAGTTCCAACCTTTTCTGTTAGAAAATGGCCGACAATATAAAGCCCGAACATCGACATAG
- a CDS encoding KH domain-containing protein, producing MEKQKSIEVTGKTPEDAIAKGLTQLGLESDDVILEVLTQGAGEARVRLTPFPTEAARGASALPPGADASAIAKDVLGHLLKGLGLRTTIEVGKGTLSADEEEENAEPPIILNITGNDLSLLIGRKGETLAALQMMTRMIASHQAGRNVSIVVDVEHYKERREESLRSLALRLAEQVTLKGRTVALEPMPPNERRIIHIALRDHAGVSTQSVGEGDARKVTIIPKK from the coding sequence ATGGAAAAGCAAAAGAGCATCGAAGTGACCGGCAAGACGCCGGAGGACGCCATCGCCAAAGGGCTGACCCAGCTGGGACTGGAAAGCGACGATGTGATTCTCGAAGTGCTGACCCAGGGCGCCGGCGAGGCGCGCGTGCGCCTGACGCCGTTCCCGACCGAAGCCGCGCGCGGCGCTTCGGCGTTGCCGCCGGGCGCCGATGCTTCGGCCATCGCCAAAGACGTGCTGGGACACCTGCTGAAGGGGCTGGGTCTGCGCACGACGATTGAGGTCGGCAAGGGCACGCTCTCCGCCGACGAGGAAGAAGAGAACGCCGAGCCGCCGATCATCCTGAACATCACCGGCAACGACCTGAGCCTGCTGATCGGCCGCAAGGGCGAGACGCTGGCCGCGCTGCAGATGATGACGCGCATGATCGCGTCGCACCAGGCGGGCCGCAACGTCAGCATCGTGGTCGACGTGGAGCACTACAAGGAGCGCCGCGAGGAGTCGCTGCGCAGCCTGGCCCTGCGGCTGGCCGAGCAGGTCACACTGAAGGGGCGCACCGTCGCGCTGGAGCCGATGCCGCCCAACGAGCGCCGCATCATCCACATCGCCCTGCGCGACCATGCCGGCGTGTCCACGCAGTCGGTCGGTGAGGGCGATGCGCGCAAGGTGACGATCATCCCGAAGAAGTAA
- a CDS encoding membrane protein insertase YidC: MDFLAPIWNLIFIQPLVNIIVLMYSILGHNFVLATLVATVLVQLVTWPLTQQSLNSSKKMTALQSSDKWKDAQKKYKNDKEAMAKVTMEMYREAGINPAAGCLPTLIQMPLLIAFYQSINTLLAVNPESLLDLTSHLYRGVPFIAELAKQTIPLESQFLWMNLAYPDPFYLMPLLVAGSTWFSQKTLSMPSADPQQSAMNNQMQLMMPVMFGFFALNFPSGLAAYWIISSLVRMVFQGFAQGWSTVLPRMVGGGRAVPAPRKPAPSAPAKDDNDDEPADPPRPRQIAPVPPSGNGQSRRKNRRSRR; this comes from the coding sequence ATGGATTTTCTGGCGCCAATCTGGAATCTGATTTTTATCCAACCGCTGGTCAACATCATCGTCTTGATGTACAGCATCCTGGGGCACAACTTTGTGCTCGCGACGCTGGTGGCGACGGTGCTGGTGCAACTGGTGACGTGGCCGCTCACCCAGCAGAGCCTGAACTCGTCCAAGAAGATGACGGCCCTGCAGAGCTCGGACAAGTGGAAGGACGCGCAGAAGAAGTACAAGAACGACAAAGAGGCGATGGCGAAGGTCACGATGGAGATGTACCGCGAGGCGGGCATCAACCCGGCCGCGGGCTGCCTGCCGACGCTGATTCAGATGCCGCTGCTGATCGCGTTCTACCAGTCGATTAACACGCTGCTGGCTGTGAACCCGGAGAGCCTGCTGGATCTGACGAGCCACCTGTACCGCGGCGTCCCGTTCATCGCGGAACTCGCGAAGCAGACGATCCCACTGGAGAGCCAGTTCCTGTGGATGAACCTGGCGTACCCGGATCCGTTCTATCTCATGCCGCTGCTGGTGGCCGGCAGCACCTGGTTCAGCCAGAAGACGCTCTCCATGCCGAGCGCCGATCCGCAGCAGTCAGCGATGAACAACCAGATGCAGTTGATGATGCCGGTCATGTTCGGCTTCTTCGCGCTGAACTTCCCGTCGGGTCTGGCGGCGTACTGGATCATCTCGTCGCTGGTGCGCATGGTCTTCCAGGGTTTCGCCCAGGGCTGGAGCACCGTATTGCCCAGGATGGTGGGCGGCGGCAGGGCCGTGCCCGCGCCCCGCAAGCCGGCGCCGAGTGCGCCGGCCAAAGACGACAATGATGACGAGCCGGCCGACCCGCCGCGCCCGCGCCAGATCGCTCCCGTGCCGCCCAGCGGCAACGGACAGAGCAGGCGCAAGAACCGCCGGTCACGCCGGTGA
- the yidD gene encoding membrane protein insertion efficiency factor YidD: MKRLLMGLIRLYQMTLSQVLPSSCRFTPSCSAYGYEAIQKYGALKGGWMAIKRIGRCHPWNPGGYDPVP, from the coding sequence ATGAAGCGGCTGTTGATGGGGTTGATCCGGCTGTACCAGATGACGCTCTCGCAGGTGCTGCCGTCGTCGTGTCGCTTTACACCGTCCTGCTCGGCCTACGGCTACGAAGCGATCCAGAAATACGGCGCGCTGAAAGGCGGCTGGATGGCGATCAAACGGATCGGGCGCTGCCACCCGTGGAACCCGGGCGGCTATGACCCCGTACCATAA
- the hemG gene encoding protoporphyrinogen oxidase — protein sequence MSAPVSPAYDAVIIGGGIAGLSTAWYLERQAGAAGAPVRYALLESADRWGGKVLTEQADGFVVEAGPDSFQTQKPQAVQLARELGIGDRLLGSNERNRKTYVLNNGRPTPLPDGVMLIVPTRFMPFVTSPLISPLGKLRMGLEMFIPARRGGGDETLAEFVTRRLGREALDKIAEPLMSGIHNSDAGKQSLLATFPRFRALEEQYGSLTRGILESRKHAPAPAAGAKPLPMFMTFAGGTAELTDALAARLSGDLRLRCTVWQIEADPAGGYSVTTDVGERLHTRAVVLATPAYAAASLLTGIAPQAANDLAAIRYVSTGTISLAFRQADVPDLRSSGLVVPRGERRPINAITYSSLKFDQRAPDGQVLIRVFFGGSRSPQTMELDDASLLVVVRSELKMLLGIAATPQFHRIYRWHLSNAQYDVGHLERVAAIENALPAGMYVTGSAYRGVGLPDCIMQGQETAARVSAELEEHGT from the coding sequence ATGAGCGCGCCGGTCTCTCCCGCCTACGATGCGGTCATCATCGGCGGCGGCATCGCCGGGCTGAGCACGGCCTGGTATCTCGAACGGCAGGCCGGGGCGGCGGGCGCGCCGGTGCGCTACGCGCTGCTCGAAAGCGCGGACCGCTGGGGCGGCAAGGTGCTGACCGAGCAGGCCGACGGCTTCGTCGTCGAGGCCGGGCCTGATTCGTTCCAGACGCAGAAGCCGCAGGCGGTGCAACTCGCGCGCGAACTGGGGATCGGTGACCGGCTGCTCGGCTCGAACGAGCGCAACCGCAAGACGTACGTGCTGAACAACGGCCGCCCGACCCCGCTGCCGGATGGGGTCATGCTCATTGTCCCAACGCGGTTTATGCCGTTCGTGACCTCGCCGCTGATCTCGCCGCTCGGCAAGCTGCGCATGGGTTTGGAGATGTTCATCCCGGCGCGGCGCGGCGGCGGCGACGAAACGCTGGCCGAGTTCGTCACGCGCCGGCTGGGCCGCGAGGCGCTCGACAAGATCGCCGAGCCGCTGATGTCCGGCATCCACAACTCGGATGCGGGCAAGCAAAGCTTGCTGGCGACCTTCCCGCGCTTCCGCGCGCTGGAGGAGCAGTACGGCAGCCTGACGCGCGGCATACTGGAGTCGCGCAAGCACGCGCCCGCGCCGGCGGCCGGGGCGAAGCCGCTGCCGATGTTCATGACGTTCGCGGGCGGCACGGCCGAACTGACCGATGCGCTAGCAGCGCGCCTGAGCGGCGACCTGCGCCTGCGCTGCACGGTCTGGCAGATCGAGGCCGACCCTGCGGGCGGCTACAGCGTGACGACCGACGTAGGCGAGCGGCTGCACACGCGCGCCGTCGTGCTCGCCACGCCCGCGTACGCGGCGGCCAGCCTGCTGACCGGCATCGCGCCGCAGGCGGCGAACGACCTGGCGGCGATCCGCTACGTCAGCACCGGCACGATCTCGCTGGCGTTCCGGCAGGCCGACGTGCCGGACCTGCGCAGTTCGGGACTGGTCGTGCCGCGCGGCGAGCGGCGGCCGATCAACGCCATCACCTACAGTTCGCTCAAGTTCGACCAGCGCGCGCCCGACGGGCAGGTGCTCATCCGCGTCTTCTTCGGCGGCTCGCGCAGCCCGCAGACGATGGAGCTCGACGATGCCTCGCTGCTGGTCGTGGTGCGCAGCGAATTGAAGATGCTGCTGGGCATCGCGGCGACGCCGCAGTTCCACCGCATCTACCGCTGGCATCTGTCGAACGCGCAGTACGATGTCGGCCACCTGGAGCGCGTCGCGGCGATTGAGAATGCGCTGCCCGCCGGCATGTATGTGACCGGCAGCGCCTATCGCGGCGTGGGCCTGCCGGATTGCATCATGCAGGGGCAGGAGACGGCGGCGCGGGTGAGCGCTGAGCTAGAGGAGCATGGAACATGA
- a CDS encoding PQQ-binding-like beta-propeller repeat protein, producing MKRFLLVPVLALALLLTACGGGAPSVGWARPVLGGDTLYINSRGGRVYALDPASGAKKWQYPPENKTISSASSSMYAAPVVGDQYVIVASSDKKVYVLKRDGGDKYCTFETGEAIIATPAYADGVVYVGSSDAHPDLTKNFDLARIPEFFGPAPHRVYAIDLTKPVDANGNCARKWDFQTRDKVWAEPLVLGDRLYVASLDRRLYALSRSTGVLLWKFEAGGAIASSPKSSGSVIYFGSFDTKIYAVNADSGAKLWDYATANWVWADPLIMGDLLIAGSLDGNLYALDLKTGAEKWKAAIGPVRAGATGRDGVVFVGTDDGKLHALNAANGSEIWSQPANDRILASPSLTNGTVTVLNANHKLLAFDAANGAKKWEFETDK from the coding sequence TTGAAACGATTTTTGCTCGTGCCCGTCCTGGCGCTCGCCCTGCTGCTCACGGCGTGCGGCGGCGGCGCGCCCTCGGTTGGCTGGGCGCGTCCTGTGCTCGGCGGCGACACGCTGTATATCAACTCGCGCGGCGGACGGGTGTATGCGCTCGATCCGGCCAGCGGGGCCAAGAAGTGGCAGTACCCACCGGAAAACAAGACCATTTCCTCAGCGAGCTCGTCGATGTATGCTGCGCCGGTCGTCGGCGATCAGTACGTGATTGTCGCGTCGAGCGACAAGAAGGTGTACGTGCTGAAGAGAGACGGTGGCGACAAATACTGCACCTTTGAGACCGGCGAGGCGATCATCGCCACGCCGGCCTACGCCGATGGCGTCGTGTACGTCGGCTCGTCGGATGCGCATCCCGACCTGACCAAGAACTTTGATCTCGCGCGCATCCCGGAGTTCTTTGGCCCGGCGCCGCATAGGGTCTACGCGATCGACCTGACCAAGCCGGTCGATGCCAACGGCAACTGCGCCAGGAAGTGGGATTTCCAGACACGGGACAAGGTCTGGGCCGAGCCGCTGGTGCTGGGCGACCGGCTCTATGTCGCCTCGCTGGACCGCCGCCTGTACGCGCTCAGCCGGTCTACCGGCGTGTTGCTGTGGAAGTTCGAGGCCGGCGGCGCCATTGCATCATCGCCCAAGTCGAGCGGCAGCGTGATCTACTTCGGTTCATTCGACACGAAGATCTATGCCGTCAACGCCGACAGCGGCGCGAAGTTGTGGGATTATGCGACCGCCAACTGGGTCTGGGCCGATCCGCTGATTATGGGTGATCTGCTCATCGCCGGCTCGCTCGACGGCAACCTGTATGCGCTCGATCTGAAGACCGGCGCGGAGAAATGGAAAGCCGCCATCGGCCCGGTGCGCGCAGGCGCGACCGGCCGCGACGGCGTCGTGTTCGTCGGCACGGACGACGGCAAGCTGCACGCACTCAATGCCGCCAACGGCAGCGAGATCTGGTCGCAGCCGGCCAACGACCGCATTCTGGCCAGCCCGAGCCTGACCAACGGCACCGTGACCGTGCTGAACGCGAATCACAAACTGCTGGCCTTCGACGCCGCGAACGGCGCCAAGAAGTGGGAGTTCGAGACCGACAAGTAG
- the rnpA gene encoding ribonuclease P protein component, with amino-acid sequence MTQRLRLKDAGAFQRVYREGGAWATPLLVVRASPNGLPHGRIGFTTSKRIGGAVRRNRVKRRLREAARVALPQLPPGWDIVLVAREPIHDATLAQIGEALRRALARVPWPVARESG; translated from the coding sequence ATGACGCAACGGCTGCGATTGAAGGATGCGGGCGCGTTTCAGCGCGTGTACCGTGAAGGCGGCGCCTGGGCTACGCCCCTGCTGGTTGTGCGCGCCTCCCCGAATGGCCTTCCTCACGGACGCATCGGTTTTACCACCAGCAAGCGGATCGGCGGTGCGGTCAGGCGCAATCGCGTGAAGCGGCGCCTGCGTGAAGCGGCGCGCGTGGCGCTGCCGCAACTGCCGCCCGGCTGGGATATTGTACTGGTGGCGCGCGAACCGATCCACGACGCGACGCTGGCGCAAATCGGCGAGGCGCTGCGGCGCGCGCTGGCGCGGGTACCGTGGCCCGTGGCAAGGGAATCCGGATGA